The region GCTGGAAGCGCTGTGGGACAGATCGCCACACTCTTCGTTATGGGGCTGGCCGCTGCTGAAGCGACCCTTGTGCTGGCAATAATCATTGTGGTGGCAAAACGGTTTAAAACCGTTGAGACCGACGCAATAACAAGGTTGAAAGGGTAACCGTATGACAGTTAGCACTGAACTCATCACCAGCGCGCGAATTCTTGTTCCGCTCGGAATCACTCTTGTTGCTCCGTTCTTGATTTGGTTTTTCCGTGAGAATATCAACCGACGCGAGGCCGTATCGGTCTGGGCCGGAATACTGACCTTTATTTCAGTTGTTTCCATGGTCCCGGATGCTTTGGACGGCAAAATCGTAGAGTATACCCTGTTCACCATCTTACCTGGTGTGAATGTCTCCTTTGCGGCGGACGGGCTGTCCTTCATTTTCGCCCTTATCGCCTCATTGCTCTGGGTGTTCGCAACGAGTTACAATATCGGGTATATGCGTTCTCTGAACGAGCATGCCCAGACCCGGTATTATTTCTGCTTTGCGGTGGCCATTTTCGGAGCCATCGGAGTTGCCTTCTCGGCAAATATATTCACCCTCTATCTTTTCTACGAAGTTATTTCCGTGTTCACGTATCCGCTGGTTGCCCATCATCAGGACGATGAAGGTTTCAAGGGAGCACGTAAATACATGGTTTACCTGATGGGTACATCGAAACTTTTTCTGCTGCCGGCAATGGTTATGACCTATGTGCTCTGCGGAACTCTCGATTTCCATCTCGGCGATGTGGCGCAGGGAATTTTCCCGGCGGACGCCGATCCCACATTGGTAACAGTTACCTACGTGTTATACATCGCCGGTCTGGCCAAGGCCGCGCTGATGCCGTTCCATAACTGGCTTCCTTCCGCCATGGTCGCGCCGACTCCGGTCTCCGCGTTGCTGCATGCTGTGGCGGTTGTTAAGGCCGGGGTCTTTTCCGTATCCCGGGTGATCCTTTCCGGATTCGGTGTTGATCTCATGGATAAACTGGGGCTGGGATTACCTACGGCGTATCTAGCGGCGTTCACCATTGTCACCGCCTCGCTGATTGCCTTAACCAAGGATGATATCAAAGCAAGGCTAGCTTATTCAACGGTCAGTCAGCTTTCCTACATTATTATAGGTGTGGCCATGCTGACCCCGGACGCAGTGCAGGGCGGTCTGATGCACATCGCTCACCACGCTTTTTCAAAAATCACGCTGTTTTTTGGTGCCGGTGCCATTTATGTGGCAACCCACCTTAAAAAGATCAGCCTCATGGATGGTCTGGGCAGGCGAATGCCATGGACTTTCGGGGCCTTCGCCATTGCGACACTCTCCATGATCGGGGTTCCGCCGGCATGTGGATTCGCAACCAAATGGTATCTTGTGAAAGGCGCGGTTGGCATAGGACAGTGGGGACTTCTCATTGCCTTGCTTGCAAGTACTCTGCTCAATGCCGGTTACTTCGCTCCCATCGTCTACCGGGCTTTCTTTAAAGCTCCTGCAGAGGGCGCCAATATTGAACAGTACAATGAAGCACCTCTGTGCATGGTTGTCCCGCTGTTCACCACGGCCCTGATTTCGATTTGGCTGGGGCTTTATCCCCAGACTTTTCTGAACTTCATCAACGTGTTCGGCAAATTCTAAGGAGAGCCGCCATGAAAGAAAAACTTGGAAACTGGTTTGAAACCCAGCGCACGCAGAAAATGAAGTTCTGGAAGGTCCTCTTTGCTGCCTTCCTCGTAGTGCTGGTTGGACTAAATTTTTTCATCCACCCTCATCATGCAGAGTATCATTACGATATCTATCCCGGCTTCTGGGAGCTGTTCGCTCTTGGTGCGTCTGTGGGCATGGTTTTCCTGATGAAGGTACTTCTTCAACCCTTTCTTGTAGGACCGGAGGAAGATGATGACGTTTAACGCTTTTCTCCATCCGGCTTTGGCTTTTATCGCGCTGGCATTGGCTTTGCCCTTTTTTCGGGGCAAACAGTGGAAATGGTTTCTGCTTATCCCGCCGATTATCGCTATCGCGGTTGTTTTCACCGCTACTCTCGGTAATTTCGGAGTTCTGCCTTATCTGGGCAATGTTCTGGTGCTCGGGCGTGTGGATAAGCTTTCGCTGGTCTTTGCCAACGTTTTTGCCATTCAGTCGCTAATCGGTATGATCTATGCCCTGCATGTGGATGACAAAGCGCATCACGCTGCTGCGGCCCTTTATGTTGCCGGGTCATTCGGCTGTGTTTTTGCCGGAGATTATCTGACCCTGTTTATCTTCTGGGAACTCATGTCCGTGGCTTCCACATTCCTTATCTGGCTGCACCGGACTAAAACTTCCTCCGCTGCCGGGTTCCGCTACTTTATGTTTCACACATTGGGCGGACTCTTTCTGCTGGGTGGAATGCTGCTCCGTTATTCGGATATAGGCACTTTCGCTTTTCTGCCTGTGGACCCGCAGGGTATGGAGTATTACGACTGGCTGATCATGATCGGCTTTTGCGTAAACGCCGCTGTTGTTCCGCTGCATGCATGGCTGCCTGACGCTTATCCCGAAGCAACCATTCCCGGCGCGGTCTTCATGTGCGCTTTTACCACCAAGACTGCGGTCTATGTGCTGGCTCGCGGATTCTCCGGTGTCTACGCGCTGGCGGTGGCCGGAACATTCATGGCTGTCTACGGAGTGCTTTATGCGTCGATGGAAAACAATGCCCGCAGGATTCTTTCCTACCACATTGTTTCGCAGGTCGGTTACATGGTCGCGGGTATCGGTATCGGTACAGCCATGTGTCTTAACGGAGCTGTCGCTCATGCCTATGCCCATATCCTTTATAAAGGACTGCTCTTTATGAGTGTGGGTACTGTGCTTTACGCAGTCGGTTCCGCAGATCTTGACCGTCTGGGAGGACTTGTCGGAAAATTGCCGGTGGTCATGCTCCTTTATATGGTCGGGGCGGTTTCCATTTCCGGTATGCCGTTCTTTAACGGATTCATCTCTAAAACCATGACCATTACCGGGGCTGCTGAATCACATCACACCCTGCTGGCAATCGGTCTTGAAATCGCCGCGGTGGGTACTTTCCTCTCGGTAGGTATAAAACTGCCGTATTTCGCCTTCTGGAATAAACCGGCGAAGACGGACATTAAGCTTAAGCCTATTCCTAAAAATATGTATGTGGCCATGGGCATCGCGGCTTTCCTGTGTATCGCGCAGGGTGTGTATCCGCAGATGCTTTATAAGCTGCTGCCTTTCCCTGTTGATTACGAACCTTACACTCCGTGGCACCTGTTGCAGGCTTCCATGCTGCTGGCCTTTACCGGAGCAGGGTTCTGGATCATGCGCAAGGTCATCATCCCGCATCATGGACGAAACCTCGACTTCGACAAGCTTTATCGCTTTATCGGTAACATGGGGCTGCTGCTGGTTTGCCGTCCCATCGCCTGGGCGGATTCCATATGGACCACCGTCTACCGGGTTATCGGCCTGAAATGGTTGATGGATTCTGCTGCCGGGTCGTCATGGTTTGATCGAAAGGGTATTGATACCGTTGTGGACGGCACCGCTTACACGGTTAGAAATATCGGTAAGACAGGAGCCAAGATACAGACCGGACGCTTGCAGGATTATCTCGGGATGGCTGTGTTCATCGCGCTCTGCGTCTACGGCTTAGTCTGGTACTTCGGATAATGGAGAGAATGCAATGCAAGAAATAGCTTATCCTGTTCTGACTGTCCTCGTGTTCTTTCCGCTGCTGGCGGCCTTGGGGCTTTTCTTCCTCCGGGGGGATAATACCATCAGGGTTTACACGCTTATTGTGTCAGTCATTGAACTCGTGCTTTCGTTCCCGCTTTTTGCCGGATTCAAACTTGAATCCGCGGCCTTTCAGTTCGTGGAAAGAATGGATTGGGTAAGGCAGTGGGGCGTAGAATATTACCTCGGCACAGACGGAATCAGTTTCCTGATGGTGATTTTGACCATCGCTGTGCTGCCGCTGTGTGTGCTTTGTTCGTGGACTTATATCAGCACACGGGTCAAGGAATTCCACTTTTGTCTGCTGTTTATGACCTCAGCCTGTGTAGGAGTCTTTACCGCTCTTGATTTAGTCCTCTTTTATGTGTTCTGGGAAGCGATGCTGATACCTATGTATCTGTTAATCGCGGTCTGGGGCGGACCTGAAAAACGTTATGCATCGCTCAAGTTTTTTCTCTATACTCTGGCGGGATCGGCATTATTACTGGTTGCCATCGTCGCTTTCAGGGTTGCGGGAGGAACTTTCGCAATTCCGGAACTCATGGAGCAGAATTTCAGCTTCAGCTTTCAGTTCTGGGCTTTTCTGGCTTTGGCCCTCGCTTTTGCCATCAAAGTCCCCATGTTCCCTTTCCACACATGGCTTCCTGCCGCTCACGTACAAGCTCCGACAGCTGGATCAGTGATTCTTGCTTCGGTGCTTTTGAAGATGGGAACCTACGGCTTCCTGCGCTTCAACCTGCCGCTGACTCCTGCGGCCAGTGAGTATTTTGCCCCGGTCATGATCGCCATATCCATAGCCGGAATTCTTTACGGCGGGATTGTCGCGCTCGGGCAGAACGACATTAAGAAAGTTATCGCCTACTCCTCTGTTGGCCATATGGGTTTTGTAACACTTGGTATTTTCCTCTTTAATCAGCGTGGGCTGGAAGGGGCTTTGTTTCAGATGCTCAACCACGGTATTACCACCGGCGGACTGTTCATGCTGATCGGTACCGTTTACGAACGCAGCCACAGCCGTGAACTGGGAGATAACCTCGGACTCGGAAAATATATGCCCGCATATATGTTCTTCTGGGGCCTGTTTGCACTTTCCTCCTTCGGCTTTCCCGGTACAAACAGTTTTGTGGGCGAGATACTCGTTTTCATAGGCGCGTTTAAGCAGAATCCGTGGATCGGAGCATTTATGGTTCCCGGTGCCATGGTTGCGGCGGCCTACATGTTGCGTGTTTCACTCAAGTTGGCCTGGGGCCGTCCTACTTCATGGAAAGAGTGGCCTGATCTCAATCTGCGAGAGTGGTCTTATCTGGTTGTTCCAGCGGTGTTTGTATTCTATATCGGCCTCGCACCGGGGCTTTGTTTCAAGGTTATGGATGCCTCGCTGATCAAGCTGGAAAAGGATGTGAAGGAAGGGGCCAAGATCGTTTCCATTCAAAAGGAAGATCCTCTGCAAATGGCATTTAATTCCCTCAAGGGAATTGTGAAATAGACAACAGGAGATATTGAAATGAATGTGAATCCATATCTTTTCATGCCGGAACTTTCCATGTTCCTTATCATTACCCTGTTGTTCGTACAGGCCGTGGGTAGTGAGACAATGAGGGACAAGGTCGGGGTCTGGCTGCCTATAGCGTCCCTTCTGCCGGTAGTGGTTTCTTTGCTCTCCGTGGGGCAGGAAGGTTTATCCTTTCACGGTGCTTATCTGGTCGATCCGCTTTCGCAGTTTTTCAAAGTTGCAATCGCCATCGGCTTCTGTGTGACAGTGTTTAACGCCACCCGCCAGCCGACACTGCTGAAGGAAAAAAGATCAGATTATTTTCTGTTCTTCGCTATCAGCGCATGGGGCCTGATGATGCTCGCTTCCTCGGTGGAGCTGGTTACTATGTACCTAGCGCTGGAGCTTTCCTCCTACTCCCTCTATGCAATTATTGCCTTGCGGGCCAAGGACAAAGGGGCGGCGGAAGCGGCTATCAAGTATATCATGTTCGGCGCGGTATCCACGGCACTGGCCTTGTACGGTTTTTCCTACATCCTCGCCGGGATGCATACCACTTACCTCGCGGAACTTGTTCAGAAAACATGGTCTTTTGCAGCAGCTCCCATGGCTGTCACCGGAATGGCTTTGTTTCTGCTGGGCATGTTTTACAAGCTGGCTTTGTTTCCGTTCCATTTCTGGTGCCCGGATGTTTACGAGGGTGCCAGCAACGA is a window of Maridesulfovibrio sp. DNA encoding:
- a CDS encoding monovalent cation/H+ antiporter subunit D family protein is translated as MTVSTELITSARILVPLGITLVAPFLIWFFRENINRREAVSVWAGILTFISVVSMVPDALDGKIVEYTLFTILPGVNVSFAADGLSFIFALIASLLWVFATSYNIGYMRSLNEHAQTRYYFCFAVAIFGAIGVAFSANIFTLYLFYEVISVFTYPLVAHHQDDEGFKGARKYMVYLMGTSKLFLLPAMVMTYVLCGTLDFHLGDVAQGIFPADADPTLVTVTYVLYIAGLAKAALMPFHNWLPSAMVAPTPVSALLHAVAVVKAGVFSVSRVILSGFGVDLMDKLGLGLPTAYLAAFTIVTASLIALTKDDIKARLAYSTVSQLSYIIIGVAMLTPDAVQGGLMHIAHHAFSKITLFFGAGAIYVATHLKKISLMDGLGRRMPWTFGAFAIATLSMIGVPPACGFATKWYLVKGAVGIGQWGLLIALLASTLLNAGYFAPIVYRAFFKAPAEGANIEQYNEAPLCMVVPLFTTALISIWLGLYPQTFLNFINVFGKF
- a CDS encoding NADH-quinone oxidoreductase subunit M: MQEIAYPVLTVLVFFPLLAALGLFFLRGDNTIRVYTLIVSVIELVLSFPLFAGFKLESAAFQFVERMDWVRQWGVEYYLGTDGISFLMVILTIAVLPLCVLCSWTYISTRVKEFHFCLLFMTSACVGVFTALDLVLFYVFWEAMLIPMYLLIAVWGGPEKRYASLKFFLYTLAGSALLLVAIVAFRVAGGTFAIPELMEQNFSFSFQFWAFLALALAFAIKVPMFPFHTWLPAAHVQAPTAGSVILASVLLKMGTYGFLRFNLPLTPAASEYFAPVMIAISIAGILYGGIVALGQNDIKKVIAYSSVGHMGFVTLGIFLFNQRGLEGALFQMLNHGITTGGLFMLIGTVYERSHSRELGDNLGLGKYMPAYMFFWGLFALSSFGFPGTNSFVGEILVFIGAFKQNPWIGAFMVPGAMVAAAYMLRVSLKLAWGRPTSWKEWPDLNLREWSYLVVPAVFVFYIGLAPGLCFKVMDASLIKLEKDVKEGAKIVSIQKEDPLQMAFNSLKGIVK
- a CDS encoding Na(+)/H(+) antiporter subunit D, which gives rise to MTFNAFLHPALAFIALALALPFFRGKQWKWFLLIPPIIAIAVVFTATLGNFGVLPYLGNVLVLGRVDKLSLVFANVFAIQSLIGMIYALHVDDKAHHAAAALYVAGSFGCVFAGDYLTLFIFWELMSVASTFLIWLHRTKTSSAAGFRYFMFHTLGGLFLLGGMLLRYSDIGTFAFLPVDPQGMEYYDWLIMIGFCVNAAVVPLHAWLPDAYPEATIPGAVFMCAFTTKTAVYVLARGFSGVYALAVAGTFMAVYGVLYASMENNARRILSYHIVSQVGYMVAGIGIGTAMCLNGAVAHAYAHILYKGLLFMSVGTVLYAVGSADLDRLGGLVGKLPVVMLLYMVGAVSISGMPFFNGFISKTMTITGAAESHHTLLAIGLEIAAVGTFLSVGIKLPYFAFWNKPAKTDIKLKPIPKNMYVAMGIAAFLCIAQGVYPQMLYKLLPFPVDYEPYTPWHLLQASMLLAFTGAGFWIMRKVIIPHHGRNLDFDKLYRFIGNMGLLLVCRPIAWADSIWTTVYRVIGLKWLMDSAAGSSWFDRKGIDTVVDGTAYTVRNIGKTGAKIQTGRLQDYLGMAVFIALCVYGLVWYFG